A genome region from Nocardioides cynanchi includes the following:
- a CDS encoding GNAT family N-acetyltransferase yields the protein MPRLREGADMEASPEWSDLAECTEAVALRRMMTDQPAEVGALLGISAAPLADGVHTVVVRDPMWGYWNKALGFCETLTDETVAEAVGRARTEGVAVFALQVQPRALPDDWDALVAGHGLTEGTMFVKCFGPAGPRAVETDLRIERLGPEHAEEFTDVMATGFGFEAGPEAHALFDGPHFFDGDWASYGAYDGDRLVGVARMLAVEETGSVALFGAATLPAARGRGAQAALLDVRIREARDRGLRFASAETWLESPGNPNPSQHNMRRAGLTEVHTRPNWVWRAED from the coding sequence ATGCCCCGGCTGCGGGAAGGTGCCGACATGGAAGCGAGCCCCGAGTGGTCCGACCTGGCCGAGTGCACCGAGGCGGTGGCGCTGCGCCGGATGATGACCGACCAGCCGGCCGAGGTCGGCGCCCTGCTGGGGATCAGCGCCGCGCCACTGGCCGACGGCGTCCACACGGTCGTGGTCCGGGACCCGATGTGGGGCTACTGGAACAAGGCCCTCGGCTTCTGCGAGACCCTCACCGACGAGACGGTCGCGGAAGCCGTCGGCCGGGCACGTACCGAGGGTGTGGCGGTGTTCGCCCTCCAGGTCCAGCCGCGGGCCCTCCCGGACGACTGGGACGCCCTCGTCGCCGGCCACGGCCTGACCGAGGGCACGATGTTCGTCAAGTGCTTCGGCCCGGCCGGGCCGCGCGCCGTCGAGACCGACCTCAGGATCGAGCGGCTCGGGCCCGAGCACGCCGAGGAGTTCACCGACGTGATGGCGACCGGCTTCGGCTTCGAGGCCGGCCCGGAGGCGCACGCGCTCTTCGACGGGCCGCACTTCTTCGACGGCGACTGGGCGTCGTACGGCGCCTACGACGGTGACCGGCTCGTCGGGGTGGCCCGGATGCTCGCCGTCGAGGAGACCGGCTCGGTCGCGCTGTTCGGCGCGGCGACCCTGCCCGCTGCTCGCGGGCGCGGGGCCCAGGCGGCATTGCTCGACGTCCGGATCCGGGAGGCGCGGGACCGCGGGCTGCGCTTCGCCTCCGCCGAGACCTGGCTGGAGAGCCCGGGGAACCCCAACCCGTCCCAGCACAACATGCGCCGGGCCGGCCTGACCGAGGTGCACACCCGGCCCAACTGGGTGTGGCGCGCCGAGGACTGA
- a CDS encoding class I SAM-dependent methyltransferase, translating into MNDDIALWDSEAADFDEPADHGLPDPAVRERWRGLLRELLPEAPARVADLGCGTGTLSLLLSEEGYDVTGVDFSPEMVRRARAKAPALRFVEADASAPPLDPASYDVVLSRHVLWAMPDPAAALGRWQDLLAPGGRLVLIEGSWSTGAGLTGAETVALVKGLGRAAQLRPLPDPGYWGRAIDDDRYVVTG; encoded by the coding sequence ATGAACGACGACATCGCCCTGTGGGACTCCGAGGCGGCCGACTTCGACGAGCCCGCCGACCACGGCCTGCCCGACCCCGCGGTCCGCGAGCGCTGGCGCGGCCTCCTGCGGGAGCTGCTCCCGGAGGCCCCGGCCCGCGTGGCCGACCTCGGCTGCGGCACCGGCACGCTCTCCCTGCTGCTCAGCGAGGAGGGGTACGACGTCACCGGGGTCGACTTCTCCCCGGAGATGGTCCGCCGCGCCCGCGCCAAGGCGCCGGCGTTGCGGTTCGTCGAGGCCGACGCGTCTGCTCCGCCGCTGGACCCCGCGTCGTACGACGTGGTGCTGAGCCGGCACGTGCTCTGGGCGATGCCCGACCCCGCCGCGGCCCTGGGCCGCTGGCAGGACCTGCTGGCGCCCGGCGGCAGGCTCGTGCTGATCGAGGGCAGCTGGTCGACCGGGGCGGGACTGACCGGCGCGGAGACCGTCGCCCTGGTCAAGGGCCTGGGCCGCGCCGCGCAGCTGCGCCCGCTGCCCGACCCGGGCTACTGGGGGCGCGCGATCGACGACGATCGCTACGTCGTCACCGGGTAG
- a CDS encoding DNA topoisomerase IB, with protein MARLRRSSPDDRGWTRRRAGRGFVYLDEHGARLPDEDAERARGLVIPPAWTDVWICPWPNGHLQAVGTDVAGRRQYLYHPAWRVQRDAAKHARVLGFGRVLSKAREQVVIDLGTEGMSQDRACAVAVRLLDLGYFRIGNDVYAEENGSFGLTTLRREHVRKRGSSMVFCFVGKSGIEHCITIEDPPTVQALEVMRKRRGPIDEELLAWKQGRAWQDLDSGHVNDYIRRTTGIEATAKDFRTWHATVIAAASLAESSEPGDTAASRKRAEVTAMKEVAEYLGNTPALARASYVDPRVVDAYQEGRTIRAATRRKAASPDERQTILERAVLKLLREA; from the coding sequence ATGGCGCGGTTGCGGAGGAGCTCGCCCGACGACCGCGGCTGGACCCGCCGTCGCGCGGGCCGGGGTTTCGTCTACCTCGACGAGCACGGAGCCCGGCTCCCCGACGAGGACGCCGAGCGCGCCCGTGGCCTGGTGATCCCGCCCGCCTGGACCGACGTCTGGATCTGTCCCTGGCCCAACGGCCACCTCCAGGCCGTCGGCACCGACGTGGCCGGTCGGCGGCAGTACCTCTACCACCCCGCGTGGCGCGTCCAGCGTGACGCGGCCAAGCACGCGCGGGTGCTCGGCTTCGGCCGGGTGCTGTCCAAGGCGCGCGAGCAGGTGGTGATCGACCTCGGCACGGAGGGGATGAGCCAGGACCGCGCGTGCGCGGTCGCCGTCCGCCTGCTCGACCTCGGCTACTTCCGGATCGGCAACGACGTGTACGCCGAGGAGAACGGCAGCTTCGGGCTGACCACGCTGCGGAGGGAACACGTCCGCAAGCGTGGCTCGTCGATGGTCTTCTGCTTCGTCGGCAAGTCGGGCATCGAGCACTGCATCACCATCGAGGACCCGCCGACCGTGCAGGCCCTGGAGGTGATGCGCAAGCGCCGCGGACCGATCGACGAGGAGCTGCTCGCCTGGAAGCAGGGCCGCGCCTGGCAGGACCTCGACTCGGGTCACGTCAACGACTACATCCGGCGTACGACGGGGATCGAGGCCACCGCGAAGGACTTCCGGACCTGGCACGCGACGGTGATCGCTGCCGCCTCGCTGGCCGAGAGCAGCGAGCCCGGCGACACCGCCGCCTCACGCAAGCGCGCCGAGGTCACCGCGATGAAGGAGGTCGCGGAGTATCTCGGCAACACCCCGGCGCTGGCCCGGGCGTCGTACGTCGACCCGCGCGTCGTGGACGCCTACCAGGAGGGGCGCACGATCCGGGCCGCGACCCGGCGCAAGGCGGCGTCGCCCGACGAGCGGCAGACGATCCTCGAGCGGGCCGTGCTGAAGCTGCTCCGCGAGGCCTGA
- a CDS encoding ribosomal protein L7/L12: protein MGLFGGTPDRGELLDLQARVGRLEEQVARLSAALSASAPVLGGAGATTAPAPAVAAPDAYAEARALATAGRKIDAIKVVREQSGISLKAAKDLVESW from the coding sequence GTGGGGCTCTTCGGAGGTACGCCGGACCGTGGCGAGCTGCTCGACCTGCAGGCGCGGGTGGGCCGGCTCGAGGAGCAGGTCGCCCGGCTGAGTGCTGCGCTGAGCGCCTCGGCTCCGGTCCTCGGCGGGGCCGGCGCCACCACGGCTCCCGCACCTGCTGTCGCGGCGCCGGACGCCTACGCCGAGGCCAGGGCGTTGGCCACGGCCGGACGGAAGATCGACGCGATCAAGGTCGTCCGCGAGCAGAGCGGGATCAGCCTGAAGGCCGCCAAGGACCTCGTCGAGAGCTGGTGA
- a CDS encoding O-acetyl-ADP-ribose deacetylase gives MELTVVEGDITTQDVDAVVNAANRGMRGGGGVDGAIHRAGGRAVLEDCIARFPHGLATGEAGWTTAGALPARWVIHVVGPNYGRGERDRSLLVSCYARALAVADELGARSVAFPLVSAGVYAWPLDDAVAVAVDTLRSTPTRVAEARLVAFGREMYDVLVAASRA, from the coding sequence ATGGAGCTCACCGTGGTCGAGGGTGACATCACCACGCAGGACGTCGATGCCGTGGTGAACGCGGCGAACCGGGGGATGCGCGGTGGCGGCGGCGTCGACGGGGCGATCCATCGGGCGGGTGGTCGGGCGGTCCTCGAGGACTGCATCGCGCGCTTTCCGCACGGGCTCGCGACCGGGGAGGCGGGCTGGACCACCGCGGGTGCACTGCCGGCGCGCTGGGTGATCCACGTGGTCGGGCCGAACTACGGACGCGGCGAGCGCGACCGTTCGCTGCTGGTCTCCTGCTACGCCCGGGCGCTGGCGGTCGCCGACGAGCTCGGGGCGCGGTCGGTCGCCTTCCCGCTGGTCAGTGCCGGCGTCTACGCGTGGCCGCTGGACGACGCGGTCGCGGTGGCCGTCGACACGCTGAGGTCGACGCCGACCCGGGTGGCCGAAGCGCGGCTGGTGGCCTTCGGCCGCGAGATGTACGACGTGCTGGTGGCGGCGAGCCGTGCCTGA
- a CDS encoding DNA polymerase ligase N-terminal domain-containing protein yields MPDAQDRPVFVLHDHRKPQPHFDLRLEEQGVLRSWAVPKGLPTDPGTDRLAVAVSDHDLDHATYTDATKAIADTGWWELEDRTDRRFVFVLHGRSASRRYALIETGSDWLLHLTKAQPPGH; encoded by the coding sequence GTGCCTGACGCGCAGGACCGGCCGGTCTTCGTGCTGCACGACCACCGCAAGCCGCAGCCGCACTTCGACCTCCGACTGGAGGAGCAGGGCGTGCTGCGCTCGTGGGCGGTGCCGAAGGGCCTGCCCACCGACCCCGGGACCGACCGGCTGGCGGTGGCCGTCTCCGACCACGACCTGGACCACGCGACGTACACCGATGCGACGAAGGCGATCGCCGACACCGGCTGGTGGGAGCTCGAGGACCGCACCGACCGGCGCTTCGTGTTCGTGCTGCACGGGCGCTCGGCCTCACGGCGCTACGCCCTGATCGAAACCGGCAGCGACTGGCTGCTCCACCTGACCAAGGCCCAGCCGCCGGGCCATTGA
- a CDS encoding GNAT family N-acetyltransferase has product MSTEQPGPAGSAVTPAAELRLERVAFTSADAQRLNDEVQAEYVVRYGTPDLTHMDGGQFEAPVGAFYVGYRDGTPVTMGGWRFRPDVSRLGSQRPVEVKRMYVAPAARRSGLARLMLAHLEATARTAGADVVLLETGTAQPEAMALYESSGYERIEPFGYYRAHPSNRCYGRVLGSGEV; this is encoded by the coding sequence ATGAGCACCGAGCAACCGGGACCGGCCGGCTCCGCAGTGACCCCTGCCGCCGAGCTCCGGCTCGAGCGCGTCGCGTTCACCTCGGCCGACGCCCAGCGGCTCAACGACGAGGTGCAGGCGGAGTACGTCGTGCGCTACGGCACCCCCGACCTGACCCACATGGACGGAGGCCAGTTCGAGGCGCCGGTCGGGGCGTTCTACGTCGGCTACCGCGACGGGACCCCGGTGACCATGGGCGGCTGGCGCTTCCGTCCCGACGTCAGCCGGCTCGGCTCGCAGCGGCCGGTCGAGGTCAAGCGGATGTACGTGGCGCCCGCAGCCAGGCGCTCCGGCCTCGCCCGCCTGATGCTGGCCCACCTCGAGGCGACCGCCCGTACCGCCGGGGCCGACGTCGTCCTGCTCGAGACCGGCACCGCGCAGCCCGAGGCGATGGCGCTCTACGAGTCGTCGGGCTACGAGCGGATCGAGCCGTTCGGCTACTACCGCGCCCACCCCAGCAACCGGTGCTACGGACGCGTCCTGGGGTCCGGCGAGGTCTAG
- the serC gene encoding phosphoserine transaminase, with amino-acid sequence MTDAISIPEDLKPADGRFGAGPSKIQTGHLDALAATGSSLMGTSHRQAPVRGLVRRMQEGLATFFDAPDGYEVVLGNGGATAFWDIATYGLIRQRSQHLSFGEFSAKFASAAAAAPWLAEPSIVKSDPGTRPAPVAEEGIDVYAWAHNETSTAVMAPVRRPAGADDDALVLVDATSGAGGLPVDLTEADVYYFAPQKCFASDGGLYLALMSPAALARATEIKESGRHIPAFLDLVTAIDNSRLNQTYNTPSIATVFLMVEQLDWMNAQGGLTGMVERTTASSDALYGWAEKTSYTTPYVVDPDARSLVIGTIDFDEAVDASAIAAALRANGIVDTEPYRKLGRNQLRIAMYPAIDPADVEALTACIEYVVDRL; translated from the coding sequence ATGACCGACGCCATCTCGATCCCCGAGGACCTCAAGCCGGCCGACGGTCGCTTCGGTGCCGGGCCGTCCAAGATCCAGACCGGGCACCTCGACGCCCTGGCCGCGACCGGCTCCTCCCTGATGGGCACCTCGCACCGGCAGGCCCCCGTCCGCGGCCTCGTACGCCGCATGCAGGAGGGCCTGGCGACGTTCTTCGACGCGCCCGACGGCTACGAGGTCGTGCTCGGCAACGGAGGCGCCACGGCCTTCTGGGACATCGCCACCTACGGCCTGATCCGGCAGCGCAGCCAGCACCTCTCGTTCGGTGAGTTCAGCGCCAAGTTCGCCTCCGCCGCCGCCGCGGCGCCCTGGCTGGCCGAGCCCTCGATCGTGAAGAGCGACCCGGGCACCCGGCCCGCCCCGGTCGCCGAGGAGGGCATCGACGTCTATGCCTGGGCGCACAACGAGACGTCGACCGCGGTGATGGCACCGGTACGCCGACCCGCGGGCGCCGACGACGACGCGCTGGTGCTGGTCGACGCCACCTCCGGCGCCGGCGGGCTGCCGGTCGACCTGACCGAGGCCGACGTCTACTACTTCGCGCCGCAGAAGTGCTTCGCCAGCGACGGCGGCCTCTACCTCGCCCTGATGTCGCCGGCCGCGCTGGCCCGGGCCACCGAGATCAAGGAGAGCGGCCGCCACATCCCGGCGTTCCTCGACCTGGTCACCGCCATCGACAACTCGCGGCTCAACCAGACCTACAACACCCCCTCGATCGCCACGGTCTTCCTGATGGTCGAGCAGCTGGACTGGATGAACGCCCAGGGCGGCCTGACCGGCATGGTCGAGCGGACCACCGCGTCCTCGGACGCGCTCTACGGCTGGGCCGAGAAGACGTCGTACACCACGCCGTACGTCGTCGACCCCGACGCCCGCTCGCTGGTGATCGGGACCATCGACTTCGACGAGGCCGTCGACGCCTCCGCGATCGCCGCCGCCCTGCGGGCGAACGGGATCGTGGACACCGAGCCGTACCGCAAGCTCGGCCGCAACCAGCTGCGGATCGCGATGTACCCCGCCATCGACCCGGCCGACGTCGAGGCCCTCACCGCCTGCATCGAGTACGTCGTCGACCGGCTCTGA